In the genome of Salipiger profundus, the window CCGTCCCAGAACCGGAAATACGTCGAGCATCCAGTATGACAGCGCGCTCAACTGCCCTGTCATCATCGCCAGCCCCATCAAGATCATCACTATGCCCGCAAGCTGGTGGAGGCGGCGGCCAACCCGGCCGATGGCCCGCAACCGTCCCGCGATCTGGTCGGTGAATCCGGCCACGATCAGAAACGGTATTCCAAGGCCGGCGGAATAGACGGCAAGCAGCATGATACCTTCGCCCATCGTGGCACTCGCCGCACTGGCTGTCAGGATCGCGCCGAGGATCGGGCCGATGCACGGAGTCCAGCCGAAACCGAAGGCAAGACCGAGGACATAGGACGCAGCGGGTTGGCCCCCGGGGATGTTGAGATTGAATCGGAAGTCGCGTTCCATGACCGAAACACGCGCGGCTCCTATCATGAAGAGCCCGAAGAAAATGATGATGCCGCCCCCAACGAGGTTGAGTTCATACCGCCACCGAAGCAGGGCCTGACCCATTGCAGTCGCGGATGCGCCAAGTCCCATGAAGATGGTGGAGAAGCCGAGGACAAAACACAGGCTCAGCCAGACCGCGCGCGACGGCGAAGCGCCGACCACCCCGCCCTCAGCGGCTGTGCGCCCGGTTACGTAGGAGACATAACCTGGCACAAGAGGTAGCACGCAGGGGGACAGAAATGATATCGTGCCGGCTAGGAGGGCGGCGGTGAGGGCGCGCGCCAAGTGATGTCTTCGTCGACCCAGATCAGCAGGGACCCCCGCTTGCGCAGCGATGCGTTGTAGCTGGACCAGTTGGTCGTACGATAGCGGGCGGGAGATGGGTTGCTCATGGAATGCGGCTAACAGCATGGGTTCGCGAAGGGAATCCTGAGGCGTCAGACTTGTGCAACAACGCCCCGTATCATCGACCTAGTGGTGCCCACATGGCAGGCTATTTCAATGGATAGATTTTTCTCTATCAGTATGCCCGCGGCTCAGTTTGTTAGAAATGTCCTGCTGTTCAGCTTCGCTGCATTACTGCCGGTCCTGTTGTTCTACGTCTTACTGGCTCCGGGCTTTGCTCCGGCTCTTGCTGCCGGCGGACCGGCACTCATGCGCTTACTAAGGCAGGTTGCGACCAACGGTTTGCCCGTGGTTTTTGCCGTCAACTATGTCAGTTTTTTCCTTTTCGCTATGACAAAGCAACCAAAGGCGGGCTCAAGAGACACGGCGTTTTTCGTGCTGGTCGATGTCTTGCTCAGAGCCCTTCTCTTTCCAGGTCTCCACGTGCTGATATACGTTCTATCTGCCGACTGGTTCGGGTCATTCGGCGGCAATCGTTCAACCGCTTTGGCGGTTGTATCCCCGACTCTTGCGCGTTCGGCGTTTTTCGAGAACATCTCCGGCGTTTACCTCTATGCGACTATGATAAGCGCGTTGCCGCTCTACGTCTCGGCTTTCGGGCGGTCGGAATTTCTTGGACCGGTTGTACGTCGCTTGCCCATGAACACGGGCGTGATGCTGCTTGCCCTGGCTGCGTTTGCCTTGTCGGTCGGGCTGATCACGATCGGCGCACAAGGCATCGCATCTCTTCAGGCCAGGTGATGGCAGGCTAATCACCGTGGGCGTGGGCGGGGGCGGGGGCGACTTGCGGTGCCACCCATTGCGACAAGTAAACGCGCTCGAAGGCGAACACAGCGATCATCCCGACAGCGGCGTAGAGAACGATCATCGGGTCGCTTTGAAGCTTCATCACGGTGAAAGCTGCCAGTACTATCGCATCGAGCGCCAGGGCAGTCAAAAGCACGATACCGAAGGCGCCGACGTCTGCTCGACGATAGCGGAACACGCCCCAATGTATGATCATGTCCATGACGAGGTAAAAGAAAGCACCGAGGGATGCGATCCGGCCTAAATCAAAGAGCACGGCCAACGTCGCGGCGATGACGACAGTATAGACCAGGGTGTGGCGTTGGATGGGACCTGGCATACCGAAGTGGCTGTGCGGGATCATTTCCATGTCGGTCAGCATCGCCAGCATACGCGACACCGCGAAGACGCTGGCCAGAACGCCGGACGCCGTTGCGACAGCGGCCAGGATCACCGTGAGTATGAAGCCGGTTTGTCCAAGGGCGGGCTGCGCCGCTTGTGCCAGCGAATAGTCACGCGCTGAGATGATCTCCTCGATCGTGAGACTCGAACCGACCCCGTAGGCGACCAACAGGTAGACGACGACGCAGATTCCGATAGAGAACATGATCGCTCGGCCAACATTGCGATTTGGTTCAGTGATCTCGGCTCCGCTGTTGGTGATCGTGGTGAATCCCTTGAACGCAAGGATGGCCAGCGCCGTAGAGGCGATGAACCCCGTGAGCCCGTAGGATTGTGAGGTCTCGGACGCCGCGGCGAACGCAAAACCACTGGACCACAGGGCCGCGATGCCAAACAGAGCTATGCCTCCGATCTTGATCGCGGCCATGATCAACGAGAACAGCCCGACCGAGCGGTTTCCGGCCATGTTCACCAAAAAGGCGAAAACGATCACGGCCACAGCCAGAGCGGGGACCAATGGGCCACCTTCGATATCGAAAGGGCGCAGGACATAGGTGGCGAAGGTTCGCGCGACGAGGCTTTCCGCGATCACCATGCTGAGCGCCATCAGCAGTGCGGCCCCGCCCGCGATGGCTCCGGGGCCATAGCATTTCTGCAGGATCATGGCGATGCCACCCGAGGACGGCCATTTGTTCGACATCCTGATGTAGCTGTAGGCGCTGAAGCTTGTGACGACCGCGCCGGCGATGAATGCAAGCGGGAAAAGCGGGCCGGCGAGCTGCGCGATTTGCCCCGTCAACGCAAAGATTCCAGCGCCGATCATCACGCCTGTCCCCATCGCAACGGCTCCGCCCAGACTGATGGAATTTTCGCGGTACGTTTCTTTTTCGCTCTGCATAAATGGCCCCCTTTTAATTTTGGTTCATCCGAACGCTGTTGCGCGCTTCTAGATACGAACGCCGCGAAGGCGCAGCGAATTGAGCACCACCGAGATTGACGACGCGCTCATGGCGAAGGCAGCAAACATCGGACTGATGAGGATGCCAAAGAAGGGAAACAGAACTCCCGCCGCGACCGGCACGCCGGAGGCGTTGTAGATCAGCGCGAAGAACAGGTTCTGGCGGATGTTGCGCATCGTGGCCCGGGCGAGCCGCCGCGCACGCACGATACCATCAAGGTTGCCCTTGACCAGCGTGACGCCCGCGCTTTCGATGGCCACATCGGCGCCGGTGCCCATGGCGATGCCGACATCGGCCTGCGCGAGCGCGGGGGCGTCGTTGACGCCATCCCCGGCCATGGCGACCTTGTGGCCCGCCTCTTGCAACTCAAGGATGATCCGCGCCTTGTCCTCCGGCAGCACGTCGGCCCGGATCTCATCGATTCCGAGCCGCGTGCCGATGGCCTTGGCCGTGCGTTCGTTGTCGCCGGTCGCCATGATGACGCGGAACCCCAGTTCATGCAGATCCTCGATGGCTTCTGGCGTGGTCTCCTTCACTGGGTCGGCGACAGCAACTAGACCGGCGATCTCGCCATCCAGCACAACGAACATGACCGTCTCGCCTTCGTCGCGGCGGGCATTGGCCTTGGCGGTCAACGCGCCCGCCTCGAGCCCCAATTCGCGGATCATCGCCAAATTGCCGAGCGCGACCGCTTTGCCGTCAACGACCCCCTTGACGCCCTTGCCAGTGACCGCCTCGAAGTCCCGTGCCTCGTCCATTTTGACATCTCGCTCCTCCGCACCCCTGACGATCGCTTCGGCCAAGGGGTGCTCCGATCCGCGCTCAAGCGATGCGGCGAGACGCAAGACCTCGGCTTCGTCGTGGCCGGGTTGCGGGAGTACGTCGACAAGCCGCGGCTTGCCTTCGGTCAACGTGCCGGTCTTGTCGACGATCAGGGTATCGACTTTCTCGAACCGCTCCAGCGCCTCGGCGTTCTTGATCAGCACCCCTGCCTGAGCGCCCCGTCCTGTCGCTGTCATGATCGACATCGGTGTCGCCAGGCCAAGCGCACAAGGACAGGCGATGATCAGAACCGCCACCGCCGAAATCAATGCGTAGGAAAGCGCAGGCGCGGGCCCCCAGATCGCCCAGGCGATGAAGGACAGGACCGCGATACCGATGACGGCCGGAACGAAATATCCCGCCACCTTGTCGGCGTATTTCTGGATCGGGGCGCGCGAGCGCTGCGCGTTCGACACCATCTCGACAATTTGAGCCAGCATCGTGTCGGACCCGACACGCGTCGCCTCCATCACCAGACTGCCGGTGCCATTGATCGTCGCGCCGGTCAGCGGGTCGCCCTCGGTCTTCTCGACCGGCACGGGTTCACCGGAGATCATGCTTTCGTCGACCGAGGACCGGCCGTCCAGAACCACGCCATCGACCGGCACCTTGTCACCGGGCCGCACGCGCAGCCGGTCCCCGACTTGCACGTCCTCCAGCGGGATTTCCTCCTCGGATCCGTCGTCCCGGATGACCCGCGCGGTCTTTGCCGCCATGTCGAGAAGCGCGCGGATCGCCTTGCCGGTCCCCTCGCGGGCGCGTAGTTCCATCACCTGGCCGAGCAGCACCAGCGTCACGATCACCGCCGCCGCCTCGAAATAGACGCCGACATGGCCTTCGGAGTCTCGGAACCCATCAGGGAATATGTCCGGTGCGAGAACGGCAACGACGCTGAAGAGCCAGGCGGCAAGAACGCCCATGCCGATCAGGGAGAACATGTTGAGGTTCA includes:
- a CDS encoding APC family permease, producing MQSEKETYRENSISLGGAVAMGTGVMIGAGIFALTGQIAQLAGPLFPLAFIAGAVVTSFSAYSYIRMSNKWPSSGGIAMILQKCYGPGAIAGGAALLMALSMVIAESLVARTFATYVLRPFDIEGGPLVPALAVAVIVFAFLVNMAGNRSVGLFSLIMAAIKIGGIALFGIAALWSSGFAFAAASETSQSYGLTGFIASTALAILAFKGFTTITNSGAEITEPNRNVGRAIMFSIGICVVVYLLVAYGVGSSLTIEEIISARDYSLAQAAQPALGQTGFILTVILAAVATASGVLASVFAVSRMLAMLTDMEMIPHSHFGMPGPIQRHTLVYTVVIAATLAVLFDLGRIASLGAFFYLVMDMIIHWGVFRYRRADVGAFGIVLLTALALDAIVLAAFTVMKLQSDPMIVLYAAVGMIAVFAFERVYLSQWVAPQVAPAPAHAHGD
- a CDS encoding copper-transporting P-type ATPase — its product is MSTPDSSETTAASSVFVCPMHPEVRQDEPGNCPKCGMHLVPESELEVHSAHDHHEHHAGATPADGRYDLVPTGHDGPIFTCPMHPQVRQPDPGACPICGMGLELESGVPGDEGPNPELVDFTRRFWVGTVLTIPLLVLTMGPFVGFPAVRTFFGESTTQWIELILATPVVLWCGWPFLERGWISFRTLNLNMFSLIGMGVLAAWLFSVVAVLAPDIFPDGFRDSEGHVGVYFEAAAVIVTLVLLGQVMELRAREGTGKAIRALLDMAAKTARVIRDDGSEEEIPLEDVQVGDRLRVRPGDKVPVDGVVLDGRSSVDESMISGEPVPVEKTEGDPLTGATINGTGSLVMEATRVGSDTMLAQIVEMVSNAQRSRAPIQKYADKVAGYFVPAVIGIAVLSFIAWAIWGPAPALSYALISAVAVLIIACPCALGLATPMSIMTATGRGAQAGVLIKNAEALERFEKVDTLIVDKTGTLTEGKPRLVDVLPQPGHDEAEVLRLAASLERGSEHPLAEAIVRGAEERDVKMDEARDFEAVTGKGVKGVVDGKAVALGNLAMIRELGLEAGALTAKANARRDEGETVMFVVLDGEIAGLVAVADPVKETTPEAIEDLHELGFRVIMATGDNERTAKAIGTRLGIDEIRADVLPEDKARIILELQEAGHKVAMAGDGVNDAPALAQADVGIAMGTGADVAIESAGVTLVKGNLDGIVRARRLARATMRNIRQNLFFALIYNASGVPVAAGVLFPFFGILISPMFAAFAMSASSISVVLNSLRLRGVRI
- a CDS encoding cytochrome c biogenesis CcdA family protein, which encodes MARALTAALLAGTISFLSPCVLPLVPGYVSYVTGRTAAEGGVVGASPSRAVWLSLCFVLGFSTIFMGLGASATAMGQALLRWRYELNLVGGGIIIFFGLFMIGAARVSVMERDFRFNLNIPGGQPAASYVLGLAFGFGWTPCIGPILGAILTASAASATMGEGIMLLAVYSAGLGIPFLIVAGFTDQIAGRLRAIGRVGRRLHQLAGIVMILMGLAMMTGQLSALSYWMLDVFPVLGRIG